A single Lactuca sativa cultivar Salinas chromosome 8, Lsat_Salinas_v11, whole genome shotgun sequence DNA region contains:
- the LOC111893637 gene encoding protein FAR-RED IMPAIRED RESPONSE 1-like, with translation MAILQAADADVNLEDVAAVFLLGESSNSTNESYCSNIIEESEYKPNVPTEFVPVVNNYKVKKFFEMHNHPLESIEERPYTKKARKMSYYEKEFIVRASKAKIGPTMAHKIRAVLKGGYEYVGAKVTNYKNLRKGVSIILCYKNAQIMINKMNDRRDHYPNYSFEFLRDGDLLAAMFWADEREKAFYAEYKMVFVPFTVVDHNKKSVTVGVGLLSRNTIESYEWLLKAFLRAHEGKAPKVVLTDQDAAIKQAVESMLPNSRYRLCMWHIMKKLQAKITGDLFKNKDFKKRFNKLVWNMRIKPDEFEKKWDLIINEFNLEDKRWFNDMFELRDKWIPAYFSDTRMSGLMKTTSRSESMNSFFNTYSQSGNLLLHFMMNYDTTIQKQRNTQQQLDHQTKKAMYKFISPRPIEKHVAKVYTSTLFYEVQKEIYKGSWYCQYEHLATKNEWELYKVEQLNKNSDLKIEFEKTESMLKEYENDPTNELQKNRTYVEEVGKLMGITIPKDIDINVPNVQSNKGCGKKSRIQSAAEIVYKNSNKQTRRCSGCGERAPHNLQTSPIKLAT, from the exons ATGGCGATCTTGCAAGCTGCTGACGCCGATGTGAACTTGGAAGATGTCGCTGCTGTTTTTCTTTTAG GTGAAAGTTCCAATTCAACAAATGAATCATATTGCAGTAACATAATTGAAGAATCTGAATATAAACCAAATGTCCCTACAGAATTTGTACCAGTTGTAAACA ATTACAAAGTTAAGAAATTCTTTGAAATGCACAACCACCCACTGGAAAGTATTGAGGAAAGACCTTATACGAAAAAGGCAAGAAAGATGTCATATTATGAAAAAGAGTTTATAGTACGTGCATCAAAAGCTAAAATTGGTCCGACAATGGCTCACAAAATAAGAGCAGTTTTGAAAGGAGGATATGAATATGTAGGGGCGAAGGTAACAAACTACAAAAACTTGAGGAAAGGAGTAAGTATAATCTTATGTTACAAGAATGCTCAAATAATGATAAACAAAATGAATGATCGTAGAGACCATTACCCAAATTATTCATTTGAGTTCCTACGTGATGGAGATCTGTTGGCTGCTATGTTTTGGGCAGATGAAAGAGAAAAGGCTTTTTATGCAGA GTATAAAATGGTATTTGTACCATTCACAGTAGTTGACCACAACAAGAAATCAGTTACTGTTGGTGTTGGGTTGCTGAGTAGAAACACAATTGAGTCGTATGAATGGCTGCTTAAAGCTTTTCTTAGAGCTCATGAAGGGAAAGCACCAAAAGTTGTTCTAACTGATCAAGATGCAGCAATAAAACAAGCAGTGGAATCTATGTTACCAAATTCAAGATACAGACTATGCATGTGGCACATAATGAAAAAACTGCAAGCAAAg ATTACTGGCGatttatttaaaaacaaagaCTTCAAGAAAAGATTTAACAAGCTTGTTTGGAACATGCGTATCAAACCCGATGAATTTGAAAAGAAGTGGGATTTGATTATTAATGAATTCAATCTGGAAGATAAAAGATGGTTCAATGATATGTTTGAATTACGTGACAAATGGATACCTGCATACTTCAGTGACACAAGAATGTCTGGATTGATGAAAACCACTTCAAGATCAGAAAGCATGaattccttcttcaacacttactcTCAATCTGGAAATTTACTTTTACATTTCATGATGAACTATGACACAACAATTCAAAAACAGAGAAATACACAACAACAGCTTGATCATCAAACAAAGAAGGCGATGTATAAATTTATTTCACCACGACCAATAGAAAAACATGTTGCAAAAGTTTatacaagtacattgttttatgaaGTACAGAAAGAAATCTATAAAGGTTCCTGGTACTGCCAATACGAACATCTTGCAACAAAAAATGAATGGGAGTTATACAAAGTGGAACAACTGAACAAAAACAGTGATCTAAAAATAGAATTTGAG aaaacAGAAAGCATGCTGAAGGAATATGAAAACGATCCTACAAATGAATTGCAGAAAAATAGGACATATGTTGAAGAGGTAGGAAAACTTATGGGCATAACTATTCCAAAAGACATTGACATCaatgttccaaatgttcaaagcaATAAAGGATGTGGAAAGAAAAGTAGAATTCAAAGTGCAGCAGAAATAGTGTATAAAAattcaaacaaacaaacaagaagATGCTCAGGATGTGGAGAAAGGGCTCCTCATAACTTGCAGACAAGCCCAATCAAACTTGCAACATAA